From the genome of Helicobacter pylori, one region includes:
- the maf gene encoding septum formation inhibitor Maf: MELVLGSQSSARANLLKEHGIKFKQKALYFDEESLKTTDPREFVYWACKGKLEKAKELLANNCTIVVADSTVNVGCQMQRKAKNKQEALEFLKRQNGNEIEVLTCSALISPKLEWLDLSVFRARLKAFDPNEIEKYLESGLWQESAGCVRLEDFHKPYIKSSSKNLSVGLGLNIEGLLGALKLGAKIASL; the protein is encoded by the coding sequence ATGGAGTTGGTTTTAGGCTCTCAATCTAGCGCTAGGGCGAATCTTTTAAAAGAGCATGGGATCAAGTTTAAACAAAAAGCGCTCTATTTTGATGAAGAAAGCCTAAAAACCACAGACCCTAGGGAGTTTGTCTATTGGGCGTGCAAGGGGAAATTAGAAAAAGCTAAAGAATTGCTTGCAAACAATTGCACTATAGTGGTTGCTGATAGCACAGTGAATGTGGGTTGTCAAATGCAACGAAAAGCTAAAAACAAGCAAGAAGCCCTTGAATTTTTAAAACGCCAAAATGGTAATGAAATAGAGGTTTTAACTTGCTCTGCATTGATTTCCCCCAAACTAGAATGGTTGGATCTATCGGTTTTTAGAGCGCGTTTAAAGGCGTTTGATCCTAACGAGATAGAAAAATATTTAGAGAGCGGTTTGTGGCAAGAAAGTGCAGGCTGTGTGCGTTTAGAGGATTTTCATAAGCCTTATATTAAAAGCTCAAGCAAGAATTTGAGCGTGGGGCTAGGGCTAAATATAGAAGGCTTGTTAGGGGCACTAAAATTAGGGGCTAAAATTGCATCATTATAA
- a CDS encoding aspartate kinase — protein MLIVQKYGGTSMGSVERIHNVAQRVLESVKSGHQVVVVVSAMSGETDRLLEFGKNFSHNPNKREMDRIVSVGELVSSAALSMALERYGHRAISLSGKEAGILTSSHFQNAVIQSIDTQRITELLEKNYIVVIAGFQGADIQGETTTLGRGGSDLSAVALAGALKAGLCEIYTDVDGVYTTDPRIEEKAQKITQISYDEMLELASMGAKVLLNRSVELAKKLSVKLVTRNSFNHSEGTLIVAEKDFKGERMETPIVSGIALDKNQARVSMEGVEDRPGIAAEIFGALAEYRINVDMIVQTIGRDGKTDLDFTIVKTQIEETKQALKPFLAQMDSIDYDENIAKVSIVGVGMKSHSGVASIAFKALAKDNINIMMISTSEIKISVLIDIKYAELAVRTLHAVYQLDQ, from the coding sequence GTGTTAATCGTTCAAAAATACGGCGGCACGAGCATGGGCAGTGTGGAAAGGATCCACAATGTCGCCCAAAGGGTTTTAGAAAGCGTTAAATCAGGGCATCAGGTAGTAGTGGTGGTTTCTGCGATGAGCGGCGAAACCGATAGGCTTTTAGAATTTGGTAAGAATTTTAGCCATAACCCTAACAAGCGAGAAATGGACAGGATTGTAAGCGTGGGGGAATTGGTTTCAAGCGCGGCTTTGAGCATGGCGTTAGAGAGGTATGGGCATAGAGCCATTTCATTGAGCGGGAAAGAAGCGGGCATTTTAACCAGTTCGCATTTTCAAAACGCCGTGATCCAATCCATTGACACTCAACGCATCACAGAGCTTTTAGAAAAAAACTACATCGTGGTGATCGCTGGGTTTCAAGGCGCTGATATTCAAGGCGAAACAACGACTTTAGGGCGTGGAGGGAGCGATTTGAGCGCGGTCGCTTTGGCCGGGGCTTTAAAAGCGGGTTTGTGCGAAATCTATACGGATGTGGATGGCGTTTATACCACTGATCCGCGCATTGAAGAAAAGGCTCAAAAAATCACGCAAATCAGCTATGATGAAATGCTTGAACTGGCTTCTATGGGGGCTAAAGTTTTACTAAACCGCTCGGTAGAATTGGCCAAAAAACTCAGCGTGAAGTTAGTGACTCGCAATTCGTTTAACCACAGCGAAGGCACGCTCATTGTGGCTGAAAAAGACTTTAAAGGAGAACGCATGGAAACCCCTATAGTGAGCGGGATCGCATTGGATAAAAATCAGGCTCGTGTGAGCATGGAGGGCGTGGAAGACAGGCCAGGCATTGCCGCTGAAATCTTTGGCGCTTTAGCGGAGTATCGCATTAATGTGGATATGATAGTCCAAACGATCGGCAGAGACGGCAAAACCGATTTGGATTTTACGATCGTTAAAACCCAAATAGAAGAAACCAAGCAAGCCTTAAAGCCTTTTTTAGCGCAAATGGATTCCATTGATTATGATGAGAATATCGCTAAAGTTTCCATAGTGGGCGTGGGCATGAAGTCGCATTCTGGGGTAGCGAGTATCGCTTTTAAAGCCCTAGCCAAAGACAATATCAATATCATGATGATTTCTACAAGCGAGATTAAAATTTCGGTTTTGATTGACATTAAATACGCTGAATTAGCCGTTAGAACTTTGCATGCGGTGTATCAATTAGATCAATGA
- a CDS encoding glycosyltransferase family 39 protein yields MRLSPLQSAPLYFRYFIYPEKKTRSFDLSDLVFIVMVFLVLALGLLMSGEISISYNEAKDFFYSSAWFVQIAQKSTAILGQNDLALRLPFLIAHIINMFLFYFIGRKILKKPKDALYVVLTYTLLPGVNLFAILLAKSVLVLSLGLLVSYLYIKTQKIPYLTLSACAFLDGAFIPLLLGVFTYALRIRYFKSAIFALVGLGVNIALFSGSFNKGLPSGYFIDTCLELMLLYSPLLFLYYPYTIYKALFDKKPSLLAFMSASGWLFPLLLSMRQEIDLRTFAPLALIGLPLFVKSVLNSLRVRLKEFRGQYYLRVFSLYLLMLTETLFLWGSKISGANEKLLNRHFLAKEVATALQLRGIHQIRTDDKQLALRLQFYGIKEGGRLRLINAKISKKRPDIEIIYADKILQSYSLVRH; encoded by the coding sequence ATGCGACTAAGCCCCTTACAAAGCGCTCCGTTATACTTCCGCTACTTTATTTATCCAGAGAAAAAAACAAGGAGCTTTGATTTAAGCGATTTAGTCTTTATCGTCATGGTTTTTTTAGTCCTAGCCTTGGGGCTGTTGATGAGTGGAGAAATTTCTATCAGCTACAATGAAGCGAAGGATTTTTTTTACAGCAGTGCATGGTTTGTTCAAATCGCTCAAAAAAGCACCGCCATTTTAGGCCAAAACGACTTGGCTTTAAGATTGCCTTTTTTGATCGCTCATATCATTAACATGTTTTTATTTTATTTTATAGGGCGAAAGATTTTAAAAAAGCCTAAAGACGCCCTTTATGTGGTATTGACTTACACTTTATTGCCTGGAGTGAATCTCTTTGCGATTCTATTGGCTAAAAGCGTGCTGGTGTTAAGCCTTGGGCTTTTGGTTAGCTATTTATATATCAAAACCCAAAAAATCCCTTATTTAACCCTTAGCGCTTGCGCGTTTTTAGACGGCGCGTTTATCCCGCTTTTACTAGGGGTTTTTACCTACGCTTTAAGAATACGCTATTTTAAAAGCGCGATCTTTGCTTTGGTGGGTTTAGGCGTGAATATTGCTCTTTTTAGCGGGAGTTTCAATAAGGGCTTGCCTAGTGGGTATTTTATAGACACATGCTTAGAACTCATGCTTTTATATTCGCCCTTATTGTTCCTCTACTACCCTTATACGATCTATAAAGCCCTTTTTGATAAAAAGCCATCGTTACTAGCCTTTATGAGCGCGAGCGGTTGGCTTTTCCCTTTGCTTTTGAGCATGCGCCAAGAGATAGATTTAAGAACTTTCGCCCCCTTAGCTTTAATTGGTTTGCCCTTGTTCGTTAAAAGCGTTTTAAATAGCCTTAGGGTGCGTTTAAAGGAATTTAGGGGGCAGTATTATTTGCGCGTTTTTAGTTTATATCTTTTAATGCTCACTGAAACGCTTTTTTTATGGGGGAGTAAAATTTCTGGCGCTAATGAAAAATTATTAAACCGGCATTTCTTAGCCAAAGAAGTCGCTACGGCCTTGCAATTAAGGGGCATTCATCAAATCCGCACTGACGATAAACAACTCGCTTTAAGGCTTCAATTTTATGGCATTAAAGAGGGGGGGAGGTTAAGACTGATTAACGCAAAAATTTCTAAAAAACGCCCTGATATTGAAATCATCTACGCTGATAAAATTCTACAATCCTATAGTTTGGTGCGCCATTAA
- the carA gene encoding glutamine-hydrolyzing carbamoyl-phosphate synthase small subunit, giving the protein MISLYLENGLFLQAQSFGASGTQAGELVFNTSMSGYQEVISDPSYKGQFVVFSMPEIGVVGANFKDDESFFSCAGILARHYNEFFSNSRADFSLSAYLKERGVLGICGVDTRSLIKTLRHHGCLMMVASTIEHDKNKLEEILKNAPRISHSPLVSSVSTQKITTHQRATFDFKTLDYKPFDEKTSHKIIAVLDFGAKGNILNELQNVGLKALIYPHHTKANDLIKAYEEKEISGIFLSNGPGDPLSLQQEIEEIKQLINAKIPMFGICLGHQLLSIAQGYPTYKLKFGHHGSNHPVKNLETNTVEITAQNHNYCVPEEIEEIAVITHRNLFDNTIEGVRYKNAPIISVQHHPESSPGPKESHYIFKEFVGLLKDF; this is encoded by the coding sequence ATGATCTCTCTTTATTTAGAAAACGGGCTTTTTTTGCAAGCGCAAAGTTTTGGGGCTAGTGGCACGCAAGCAGGCGAGCTTGTTTTTAACACTTCTATGAGCGGCTATCAAGAAGTCATTAGCGACCCTAGCTATAAGGGGCAATTTGTGGTTTTTAGCATGCCTGAAATTGGGGTTGTGGGCGCTAATTTTAAAGATGATGAATCCTTTTTTTCATGCGCAGGGATTTTAGCGCGCCATTACAACGAATTTTTTTCTAATTCAAGGGCGGATTTTAGCCTGAGCGCTTATTTGAAAGAGCGTGGCGTTTTAGGGATTTGTGGCGTTGATACCAGAAGTTTGATCAAAACCTTACGCCATCATGGGTGCTTGATGATGGTCGCTTCCACGATAGAGCATGACAAAAACAAGCTTGAAGAAATTTTAAAAAACGCCCCTAGAATTTCTCACTCCCCCCTAGTGTCTAGCGTTTCTACGCAAAAAATCACCACGCACCAGCGCGCGACTTTTGATTTCAAAACCCTAGATTACAAGCCTTTTGATGAAAAAACCTCTCATAAAATTATCGCGGTGCTGGACTTTGGGGCTAAAGGCAATATTTTAAACGAGCTTCAAAATGTGGGGTTAAAAGCCCTTATTTACCCGCACCACACTAAAGCTAACGATCTGATTAAGGCCTATGAAGAAAAAGAAATTAGCGGGATTTTTCTCTCTAACGGGCCAGGCGATCCTTTGAGTTTGCAGCAAGAAATTGAAGAAATCAAACAACTCATTAACGCTAAAATCCCCATGTTTGGCATTTGCTTAGGGCATCAATTGCTCTCTATCGCGCAAGGCTACCCTACTTACAAGCTCAAATTTGGCCATCATGGGAGCAACCACCCCGTTAAAAACCTAGAAACAAACACCGTTGAAATCACCGCGCAAAACCACAACTATTGCGTCCCTGAAGAAATTGAAGAAATCGCTGTTATCACGCACCGCAATCTTTTTGACAACACCATTGAGGGCGTGCGTTATAAAAACGCTCCCATTATTTCTGTCCAGCACCACCCAGAAAGCAGCCCCGGTCCCAAAGAGAGCCACTATATTTTTAAAGAATTTGTGGGATTGTTAAAGGATTTTTAG
- a CDS encoding DNA polymerase III subunit delta': MKNFNRLIYTDNLEESLEETASLFKRHIKFYTEIIEKDKKVIKTFNKDFKIEHAKEVISKAHLKHSELNAFLIAAPSYGIEAQNALLKILEEPPNNVCFIMFAKSPSHVLATIKSRLIKEDKRQKIPLKPLDLDLSRLDLKDIYAFLKNSDKESFDSRENQREKIESLLESVNRHQIPLNEQELQAFDLAIKANSSYYKLSYNLLPLLLSLLSKKKTP; encoded by the coding sequence GTGAAAAATTTCAACCGCCTTATTTATACGGACAATCTTGAAGAGAGCCTAGAAGAGACTGCAAGCCTTTTTAAACGCCACATTAAATTCTACACGGAGATTATTGAAAAAGACAAAAAGGTGATCAAAACTTTTAACAAGGACTTTAAAATAGAGCATGCCAAAGAAGTTATTTCAAAGGCCCACTTAAAACACAGTGAACTGAACGCCTTTTTAATCGCCGCGCCCAGTTATGGCATAGAAGCCCAAAACGCGCTTTTAAAAATCTTAGAAGAACCCCCGAATAATGTTTGTTTTATCATGTTTGCTAAAAGCCCAAGCCATGTTTTAGCCACCATTAAATCCCGCTTAATCAAAGAAGACAAACGCCAAAAAATCCCCCTAAAACCTTTAGATTTGGATTTATCAAGGCTGGATTTGAAAGACATTTATGCGTTTTTAAAAAATTCAGACAAAGAAAGTTTTGATTCTAGAGAAAATCAGAGGGAAAAAATTGAAAGCCTGTTAGAGAGTGTTAACAGGCACCAAATCCCATTAAATGAGCAAGAATTGCAAGCCTTTGATTTAGCGATCAAGGCTAATAGCTCTTATTACAAGCTCAGCTATAATCTTTTACCCCTACTTTTAAGCCTTTTATCTAAAAAGAAAACGCCATGA
- a CDS encoding RNA pyrophosphohydrolase, which produces MLHKKYRPNVAAIIVSPDYPNTCEIFIAERIDIEGAWQFPQGGIDEGETPLEALHRELLEEIGTNEIEILAQYPRWIAYDFPSNMEHKFYSFDGQKQRYFLVRLKHANNIDLNKHTPEFRAYQFIHLKDLLKKIVPFKRQVYRQVIAYFRREGYLGC; this is translated from the coding sequence ATGCTACACAAAAAATATCGTCCTAATGTTGCGGCTATCATTGTGTCGCCAGACTACCCTAATACATGCGAAATTTTTATCGCCGAGCGCATAGATATTGAAGGGGCGTGGCAGTTCCCCCAAGGGGGCATTGATGAGGGCGAAACCCCTTTAGAAGCGCTCCATAGGGAATTATTAGAAGAAATCGGCACGAATGAAATAGAGATTTTAGCGCAATACCCCAGATGGATCGCTTATGATTTCCCAAGCAACATGGAGCATAAATTTTATTCGTTTGACGGGCAAAAACAACGCTATTTTCTAGTGCGCCTAAAGCATGCTAACAACATTGATTTGAACAAACACACGCCAGAATTTAGAGCCTATCAATTCATCCATCTTAAGGATTTGCTTAAAAAAATCGTTCCCTTTAAGCGTCAAGTGTACCGCCAAGTCATTGCTTATTTCAGGAGAGAGGGGTATTTAGGGTGTTAA
- a CDS encoding DMT family transporter, translated as MRNTILFGVSMILLANLCFGIMSAFVKITAGYFSPMENVFYRSITMTLLLLLVYPFKPYRLKSYKQGGFKKLAFRVVVGGLAMLAFFYNIEKISLATATAFSQCAPIYTVLLSPLLLKEKLKRSALISACIGLVGVVLISDPSVENVGPVEIFMGILSGIFVSLAYITLRDLREYYDKQAVILAFAFGMSLLGLLGMFIDIPFLSTGIHIPRKEDILWISLIGISGTLGQYFLTYAYMNAPAGIIAPIEYTRIVWGLLFGLYLGDTFLDLKSALGVALILCSGLLIALPALLKELKKFK; from the coding sequence ATGCGTAATACCATTTTATTTGGCGTTTCAATGATACTCTTGGCGAATTTATGCTTTGGAATCATGAGCGCGTTTGTGAAGATCACAGCGGGTTATTTTTCCCCTATGGAAAATGTGTTTTACCGCTCCATTACCATGACGCTCTTACTCTTGCTCGTTTATCCTTTCAAACCCTACCGCTTGAAGAGTTACAAACAAGGCGGTTTTAAAAAGCTCGCTTTTAGGGTCGTTGTAGGGGGCTTGGCCATGCTAGCGTTTTTTTATAATATTGAAAAAATTTCGCTCGCTACAGCGACGGCTTTCTCGCAATGCGCGCCTATTTACACGGTGCTTCTTTCCCCTTTGCTTTTGAAAGAAAAACTCAAAAGAAGCGCGTTAATTTCCGCATGCATTGGGCTAGTGGGGGTGGTGTTGATTTCAGATCCTAGCGTGGAAAATGTGGGGCCGGTTGAAATCTTTATGGGCATATTGAGCGGGATTTTTGTGTCTTTAGCGTATATTACTTTAAGGGATTTGAGGGAATATTATGACAAGCAAGCCGTGATTTTAGCGTTCGCCTTTGGCATGAGCCTTCTTGGGCTATTAGGCATGTTTATTGATATTCCTTTTTTATCCACAGGCATTCATATTCCTAGAAAAGAAGACATTTTGTGGATTTCTTTAATAGGGATTAGCGGGACTTTGGGGCAGTATTTCTTAACTTATGCTTACATGAACGCTCCTGCTGGGATCATTGCCCCAATTGAATACACCCGCATTGTTTGGGGGCTATTGTTTGGGCTGTATTTAGGCGATACATTTTTGGATCTTAAAAGCGCTTTAGGGGTGGCTTTGATTTTATGTTCAGGCTTACTCATTGCCTTGCCCGCTCTTTTAAAAGAATTAAAAAAATTTAAGTGA
- a CDS encoding HobA family DNA replication regulator — protein sequence MKNFYDWIKEFARDQGEFIAQQSGWLELERSSYAKLIAQTISHVLNGGSLLVSADSSRRWFLNYILSNLNPKDLKERPLLPVIDFNASSFYPKNDANLSLATIEMTYQNPMFWHVGRVENEGLKTILLSKIPSFLWLFEELKEDCLLLKEHDSLLDYKLLQLFKLFENALFSALYNKVTL from the coding sequence ATGAAAAATTTCTACGACTGGATCAAGGAATTTGCGCGCGATCAGGGGGAATTTATCGCCCAACAAAGCGGGTGGTTGGAATTAGAGCGATCAAGCTATGCAAAACTCATCGCGCAAACCATCTCGCATGTGCTTAATGGCGGATCGCTGTTAGTGAGCGCTGATTCTTCTAGGCGCTGGTTTTTAAACTACATTCTTTCTAACCTCAACCCTAAAGATTTAAAAGAGCGCCCCTTATTGCCAGTCATTGATTTTAACGCTTCTTCTTTCTACCCCAAAAACGATGCGAATCTCTCTTTAGCCACCATAGAGATGACTTATCAAAACCCCATGTTTTGGCATGTTGGGAGGGTTGAAAATGAAGGCTTGAAAACGATACTACTGAGTAAAATCCCTAGTTTTTTATGGCTTTTTGAAGAGCTTAAAGAAGATTGCTTGCTTTTAAAAGAGCATGACAGCTTGCTGGATTATAAATTATTGCAGCTCTTCAAACTCTTTGAAAACGCGCTTTTTAGCGCGCTATACAATAAGGTTACTCTGTGA
- a CDS encoding c-type cytochrome, whose protein sequence is MKKVIMALGVLAFANALMATDVKALAKSCAACHGVKFEKKALGKSKIVNMMTEAEIEKELMDFKNGANKNPVMTAQAKKLSDEDIKALAKYIPTLK, encoded by the coding sequence ATGAAAAAGGTTATTATGGCTTTAGGCGTTTTAGCGTTCGCAAACGCTTTAATGGCAACAGACGTTAAAGCTCTCGCAAAAAGTTGTGCCGCTTGCCATGGGGTTAAGTTTGAAAAGAAAGCTTTAGGCAAGAGCAAAATCGTCAACATGATGACTGAAGCAGAAATTGAAAAAGAGCTTATGGATTTTAAAAATGGTGCTAATAAGAATCCTGTCATGACCGCGCAAGCTAAAAAATTGAGCGATGAAGACATCAAAGCTTTAGCCAAATACATCCCCACTCTCAAATAA
- the folP gene encoding dihydropteroate synthase, whose protein sequence is MILKRLNPDALKNALQKIGPEKIAQIRMGQKGVSFVFEIQHLPLSAALILKQEAISVGGDFATPRDCILAKEPFYDGVLIASTNQLERLIVKCHSQPFGLKNLAQELKSHLKAQKPNNPQIMAVLNLTPDSFYEKSRFDSKKALEEIYQLLEKGITLIDIGAASSRPQSEIIDPKIEQDRLKEVLLEIKSQKLYQCAKFSIDTYHAKTAQMALEHYFSVLNDVSGFNSAGMLEVARDYKPTCILMHAQKTPKDMQENVFYHNLFDEMDRFFKEKLEVLEKYALQDIILDIGFGFAKLKEHNLALIKHLSHFLKFKKPLLVGASRKNTIGLITGREVQNRLAGTLSLHLMALQNGASILRVHDIDEHIDLIKVFKSLEETD, encoded by the coding sequence ATGATTTTAAAACGCCTTAACCCTGATGCACTAAAAAACGCTTTACAAAAAATAGGTCCAGAAAAGATCGCGCAAATCCGTATGGGCCAAAAAGGCGTTAGCTTTGTTTTTGAAATCCAACATCTGCCCTTAAGTGCTGCACTCATTTTAAAGCAAGAAGCCATAAGCGTTGGGGGCGATTTTGCCACGCCAAGAGATTGCATTTTAGCTAAAGAGCCTTTTTATGATGGGGTGTTGATTGCGAGCACTAACCAATTAGAACGCCTTATTGTTAAGTGCCATTCCCAACCCTTTGGGCTTAAAAATTTAGCGCAAGAATTAAAAAGCCACCTCAAAGCCCAGAAGCCTAATAACCCGCAGATCATGGCGGTTTTAAACCTGACTCCGGATAGCTTCTATGAAAAGAGCCGGTTTGATAGCAAAAAAGCACTTGAAGAAATCTATCAATTGCTAGAAAAGGGTATCACGCTCATTGATATAGGCGCGGCCAGTTCAAGGCCGCAGAGTGAAATCATTGATCCAAAAATAGAGCAAGATCGCTTAAAAGAAGTTTTATTAGAAATCAAATCCCAAAAACTCTACCAATGCGCTAAATTCAGTATAGACACCTACCATGCCAAAACAGCCCAAATGGCTTTGGAGCATTATTTTTCTGTCCTTAATGATGTGAGCGGTTTTAATAGCGCTGGAATGCTAGAAGTCGCAAGAGATTACAAGCCTACTTGCATTTTAATGCACGCTCAAAAAACCCCCAAAGACATGCAAGAAAATGTTTTTTACCACAATTTATTTGATGAAATGGATCGCTTTTTTAAGGAAAAACTAGAGGTTTTAGAAAAATACGCGCTTCAAGATATTATTTTAGATATTGGGTTTGGATTCGCTAAATTAAAAGAGCATAATTTAGCCTTAATCAAGCATTTAAGCCACTTCCTCAAATTCAAAAAACCCTTATTAGTGGGAGCGAGTCGTAAAAACACGATCGGGCTTATCACCGGGCGTGAAGTTCAAAACCGGCTCGCTGGCACTTTAAGCTTGCATTTAATGGCGTTGCAAAATGGAGCAAGTATTTTAAGAGTGCATGATATTGATGAGCATATCGATCTCATCAAGGTGTTTAAGAGTTTGGAAGAAACGGATTAA
- the hemW gene encoding radical SAM family heme chaperone HemW codes for MILYIHIPFCENKCGYCAFNSYENKHGLKEEYIQALCLDLTHALSQTDEVIESVFIGGGTPNTLSVKSFERIFESIHHNANLSMDCEITTEANPELISKTWCQGLKDLGINRLSLGVQSFREDKLLFLERQHSKNIAPVIETILKSKIENISIDLIYNTPLDNENSLKEELKLAKELPINHLSAYALSIEKNTNLEKNAKKPSCTHFDNIIKEALEGFSFKQYEVSNYARGYQVKHNLAYWGAKDYLGCGAGAVGCVANERFYAKKLIENYIKDPLKRQVETLSEQDKRLEKLFLGLRCELGVELSFLDANKVKFLIEENKAFIKNKRLIASDFFMADEMALWLL; via the coding sequence ATGATTTTATACATTCATATCCCCTTTTGTGAAAATAAATGCGGTTATTGCGCTTTCAATTCCTATGAAAATAAGCATGGGTTAAAAGAAGAATACATTCAAGCGTTATGCCTGGATTTAACGCATGCGTTAAGCCAAACTGATGAAGTAATTGAGAGCGTTTTTATTGGCGGCGGCACGCCTAACACTTTAAGCGTGAAGTCTTTTGAAAGGATCTTTGAAAGCATCCATCACAATGCAAATTTGAGCATGGATTGCGAGATCACCACTGAAGCTAACCCCGAATTGATTTCTAAAACTTGGTGTCAAGGCTTAAAAGATTTAGGGATCAACCGTTTGAGTTTAGGGGTGCAAAGTTTTAGGGAAGATAAATTATTGTTTTTAGAGCGCCAACATTCCAAAAATATCGCTCCTGTGATAGAAACTATTTTAAAAAGCAAGATTGAAAATATCAGCATTGATTTGATTTATAATACCCCATTAGATAATGAAAACTCTTTAAAAGAAGAATTAAAGCTCGCTAAAGAACTCCCTATCAACCACTTGAGCGCTTATGCTTTGAGTATTGAAAAAAACACGAATTTAGAAAAAAACGCCAAAAAACCCTCATGCACCCATTTTGACAATATAATAAAAGAGGCTTTAGAGGGCTTTTCTTTCAAGCAATACGAAGTGTCTAATTACGCTAGAGGTTATCAAGTCAAACACAACTTGGCTTACTGGGGGGCTAAAGATTATTTAGGATGCGGGGCTGGGGCTGTAGGTTGCGTGGCGAATGAACGCTTTTATGCGAAAAAACTCATAGAAAACTACATTAAAGACCCCCTAAAACGCCAAGTTGAGACGCTTAGCGAACAAGACAAGCGTTTAGAAAAGCTGTTTTTAGGCTTGAGGTGTGAGTTGGGGGTTGAGCTTAGTTTCTTAGACGCTAATAAAGTAAAGTTTTTGATTGAAGAAAATAAGGCTTTCATTAAAAATAAGCGATTGATAGCGAGCGATTTTTTCATGGCCGATGAAATGGCTTTGTGGCTATTGTAA
- a CDS encoding DUF507 family protein codes for MRLKLTHINHISHKIANDFIHSELLELKAPRELLCGLIEGILEKSVKKENAIDEQARELLEENTDEIEFMRMDERQLFWMIKRQIAQKEGFHLFWEERCNDLSHQILNKILDEDLIMFSVSENLIRNLIYKSIDTYSKAYESIENEVHEKIKHYKRKLPVGSDEYELVFERLYEEELRRKGFL; via the coding sequence ATGAGACTCAAACTAACCCATATCAACCATATAAGCCATAAGATTGCCAACGACTTTATCCATTCAGAATTATTAGAATTAAAAGCCCCTAGAGAATTATTGTGCGGATTGATAGAAGGGATTTTGGAAAAAAGCGTTAAAAAAGAAAACGCCATAGATGAGCAAGCCAGAGAGCTTTTAGAAGAAAACACCGATGAGATAGAATTCATGCGGATGGATGAAAGACAGCTTTTTTGGATGATTAAAAGACAGATCGCTCAAAAAGAGGGCTTTCATTTGTTTTGGGAAGAAAGGTGTAACGATTTGTCGCACCAGATTTTGAATAAAATCTTAGATGAGGACTTGATCATGTTTAGCGTGTCAGAGAATTTGATAAGGAATTTGATTTACAAATCCATTGATACTTATTCTAAAGCGTATGAAAGCATTGAAAATGAAGTGCATGAAAAAATCAAGCATTACAAACGCAAACTGCCCGTAGGGAGCGATGAATACGAGCTTGTGTTTGAAAGGCTCTATGAAGAAGAATTAAGGCGCAAAGGCTTTTTATAA